In Seonamhaeicola sp. S2-3, the genomic window CACAAGTACAAGATTTTTCAGTAATTTGATTATACCTTATTTTAAAAGCTTCAGCAGATAAATTTTCGCTTTCTAGTTGTTTTATTTTTAAATGTTGATATTCTCTTGATGCTGTACAAATACCTTCTTCTTTAAATTCTTTATTTAATGCTACAAACTTTTTGGGGCATGAACTTCCGGGTCTATTTTTACTAATATGTCTTTCTTTTTCTAAATCTTTAGTGTTGTTTTTAAGGTTATGAAAAGGAATGCCTAAAGGCGAAATGTTGCTTAAATACAAATCTTCTTCTTTAGCTTTCACTAATTTATTTAATGTATCGTTATCAACTGTAGTAGCTTCTGGAACCAACAAAAAAGGAGTGCCCCAACCTACAGATTCTAGGTTGTATTCTTTAATTAAAAAATCATGTTCTTCTTGGGTGCCAACACCTCCTTGTGCAGACACTTCAAAACTTAAAGGTGCTACAGGTACAGGGTGCCCTAAATTTATTAATTCTTGTTTATAAATGGTTTCAATGGTTTGCTTTAAGTCTTCTCTTTTTTGTTTGAATTCATTTAAAACAGGTCCTAGTAAATACCCATCTGTTGCAAATGCATGCCCCCCACAATTTAAACCAGATTCAATTCTGTATTCTGATACCCACAAGCCTTTTTTTGCCAAAAACTTCCCTTGAATTAATGCCGACCGATAATCACTTACTTTTAAAGTAATTTTCTTTTTAAAGTCTCCGTTTTTATCTGGATAAAAATCTTCAAACCTACTCATATAAGCATATAACCGAGGGTTCATTCCTGCCGATAAGATTACAGACGATTTTAATTTACTATTAGCAAAGCCTCTTAAAGCTGCATGTGCATCATTAAACTCTGTTGGCAGTTTTTCATTTTGTAAATAATTATCCTTATCAACTTTAGTCATGATGTTTACATCAATACTGCCTTTAATTAATTTTTTAGAAGCCCATTGTTTAATGGCTTTTATACTTACACCATTCTCGGTTAGCTTTTTAAACTCAACACGTAAATTAGCTCCGTTAGGCAGCATATTAATATATGATTTGATGTTATCATATTTAATAGTTTCAAATTTTTTATCTACTAAATCATTTATTAAATTGAGGTAAGAGGTAATACGTTTTGCTCTAAAATCATGTACTTTATTTGTAATTTCTTTATAAGGAACTTCAAATTTTTCGCAGTACATTTTTCTAATCTTCTCCAACAAAATATCATCAACCAATGAAATGGCAGAACTCATTCCATATTGAGCTACTTTTAAAGGGGTATCTATAGTAAATCCTATACCCATTACAGGTATATGAAATGTGTGTGCGTGTTTCATGTTGTGAAGTTAATTTGTTACTTATTACTTAAAGCTAACAAAGTTATTGCAGTGTATTTTTATAGAATATGATATTTATCATACTTATTTAGTCTACCTATTAATGTAGGGCTAATAAAAACAACCAATAAAAATGGAATGATATTTAAAAAATGTTTAATTTTTCATAATTACAGCCTTACAAACTCTATAAATCAATAAAACTTCAATGCGTTTAGGGTCTTTGTCTTTCCTTTATTATTTTTACGGTTCAATTTATATATGAGCAAAGGATGTCAATAGAACCAAAATTAACTAGATTTAATCAAAACGTAATGTCTAAATATCAAATATACAACAGTATATTTATGACATTACCATTTGATTCTGTTACAAAAACCGGTGTGTTATTGCCGTTATTTCATGAAACTTGTGAAAAAGGATTTGCACAAGGAGATGACCCAACAACTATTGTTGACACATTTTTTAATAAATATCAGGCTAGACGTAATAAACAAAGCCAGATAAATTTATTATTTCGCTTCATTCAGTATATTGAAAGACAAGTAGTATTATTTGATGCCATTGAAGATGCGGCATTTTCTACTGTAAACAATATGGAAGGCGTAGGTACTTTAAGATATTTAAAAGGTTTTGCCAGATCTAACAATAAGCTAGAAGAGCTAAAACAATATCTTGAAGAATTTAAAGTACGTATTGTGTTAACAGCCCACCCAACTCAGTTTTACCCTGGTCCGGTTTTAGGCATTATTACAGACCTAACCAAGGCTATTGAAGAAAACAACCTGTCTGAAATTAACAATCTTTTTGGGCAGTTAGGTAAAACCCCTTTCTTTAAGCGCAAAAAACCAACCCCTTACTTTGAAGCCAAAAGCTTAATTTGGTATTTAGAAAATGTTTTCTATGATTCGTTTAGCGAAATATACAACTACATTCAACAAAATATTTTTGATGATGGCAAGAAACATAACGATATTATAAATGTTGGTTTCTGGCCTGGTGGAGACCGTGATGGAAACCCTTTTGTAAAACCAAGCACCACCCTAAAAGTTGCTAGAAAACTAAAACAATCTATATTAAAAAAGTATTATGCCGACTTAAAAAAATTAAGACGCAAACTTACTTTTAGAGGGGTTGAAGACAGAATCATTAAACTAGAATCTATCATATACAAATACAGTATAGATTTAAATTATAAAAAAGCCATTACCGCCAAAGAGCTTTTAGTTGAACTTTTAAGTATTAGAAAGGTAATTGTTGAAGAACACCAAAGTTTGTACGAGCATGAAATTAACGATTTAATAAACCGAGTACACTTGTTTGGATATTACTTTGCTACTTTAGATATAAGACAAGACAGTAGAATTCATCATTCTGTATTCACTACCGTAGTAGATTATTTAATTAGTAAGGGTAGCAAAACGTTTCCAAAAAATTATCATGAATTAACTGAAGAAGAGCAAATAGAAATTCTTTCTAAAGTTACTAATGAAGATATAGATTATGATGCTTTTGATGACGAAATGGTATCAAACACATTAAAAACCATTGAAGTTATAAAAGAAATTCAAGGTTTTAATGGTGAAAAAGGCGCTAACCGATACATTATTAGCAACAACCAAACAGCACTAAACGTTATGCAACTATTTGCCATGTTGAAAATGGTTGCTTTTAATGACGATTTAACCGTTGATATTGTGCCACTTTTTGAAACCATAACAGACCTTGAAAATGCGCCTGCTGTAATGGAGCAATTGTACACAAACCCCGTTTACAGAGCGCACCTAGAAAAACGCGGAAACAAACAAACCATAATGCTTGGTTTTTCAGATGGAACCAAAGATGGTGGTTACTTAATGGCAAACTGGGGTATTTACAAAGCCAAAGAGCAATTAACCGCAATATCTAGAAAATATGATGTAACAGCTATTTTCTTTGATGGTAGAGGTGGACCACCAGCACGTGGAGGTGGAAAAACACATAACTTCTACGCTTCTTTAGGTCCAACCATAGAAGACAAAGAAGTTCAATTAACCATACAAGGACAAACCATAAGTTCTAACTTCGGAACCAAAAACTCATCACAATTCAACCTAGAACAATTAATAAGTTCTGGTATTTTTAACAGAATAGGCGAGAGTAACAACGCTTTATCTGATGAAGATAGAGAAGTTATGAATGATTTGGCCGAAACAAGCTATCAGGCATATAAAGATTTTAAAAGCTGTATTATACTGAAATAGGTTGACTTTTTTTGGTTCATATTTAGCTGTTCAAAAGATTTTTTTTAGCCGTTTAGAAGGCAAAAAAATAGTTTGAACTAGGTTTGTTCTTAAATTGTAAGTTCAGGTAAATTTACATTATTTTTTCTATAGGATTTGTATTTGATGTTTGGATTTAAATGTACTTCAGCAGGTTTTCTTAGGTCCAGACTAAAATGGGTTCTCAAATTGTTATAAATATATACAGCTTGCTCCGTCATTTTTTGAGCTAAATCGGTGTTTTTAATAGTTTGTTTTAAGCCGTATTCGTATTTAAGTGTTCTATTAATACGTTCAGCAACAGCGTTTTCATAAGGGTCGTATTGTTCAGCCATACTCATTGTTATTCCGTTGCTTTCGGCAAACTCGGTATATTTAGGATTGCAGTATTGAAACCCTCTATCTGAGTGATGAATAAGCTTTTGTTTAGGATATTTTCTATTTTTAATAGCCATAGCAAGCGCCTCTGTACAAAGCGATGTTCTCATATGATTATCGAGTTTATAGCCCATAATTTGCTTAGAATAGGCGTCTGTGACTAAAGCTAGATAGTTGTGCCCATTTTCTGTTTTAATGTATGTTATATCGCTAACCCAAAGTTGTTCTGGTCGAGTAGGAACGTGGTCTTTTACCAGGTTCTTATATTTTTTGTACATATGGTTTGAGTTTGTAGTTGTGATGTAATTTTTAGTTTTAGGAATCAAAAGATTATTTAGCCTAAGGAAGCGATAGAACTTGTCTCTACCAATTTTAATATCAGCGTTTATAAAGTCCTGTTTTAGTTCTTTATGTAGCTTAATTCCACCAGTTTTAGAGCCTACTTTTTTACGGTAGTCCTTGACCATTTTCATTAGCTTCTGATGGTCTACTTCTTGTTTTTGTTGGGTTTTGAGTCTTTTGTAAAAGGCTTGTTTAGATATCCCAAAACATCCATAGAGCCATTTTCTTTTATACGCTGTTTTTTCTTTAGCTCTATCTCTTTTGCTAATGTTTTGGGCAATGACTTTTTTGACATATCAACGCCTGTAATAAGTTCCATATCCGCGATAATGTCTTGTTGGAAGTCTTTTTGAAACTCAAGTTCTTCAATCTTTTCCTTTAACTTTTTAATTTCATCGTTTTTACTCATACCTGTATTTTGTTGTACTAAGGTACTGTATTTTCTTAACCAATAGGAAATGGTTGTTCTGGGGACGTCGTATTTTTTAGAAGCTTGGTTGTTGGATAGTTGACCGTTTAGGATTTGGTCAACGACTAAAAGTTTGGTTTCTAAAGTGGCTTTTTGGTAACTTTTTTTTCGCCAGTGCTCATTTTGTGTTTTCATAAGTGACTATAATTAATGGTTTAATTTTTAGTCAACCTATTTCAGGAAAGTTCAAGCCACGAAAAGTTTATTCCGTACTTAGAGCATATGAGTACTTTAAAGTATTATGCAAAAACTAATATAGGTAGTAGGCCTTCAAAAAGAGGCAAATCTGATAAATTAATATTCTCAGATTTAAGAGCTATTCCTTTTGTAGGGTCATGGAGTCAATTAAAACAAAATGTACCCGGATTCTTTGGCGTAGGAACAGCATTAAAAAAATACGAAGATAGAGGCGAATTTCATAAAGTAGAACAACTTTACAATAACTCTAAATTCTTTAAAACCTTACTAGAAAATAGTATGATGTCTTTAACTAAATCATTCTTTGATTTAACTAAGTACATGGCTAAAGACAAAGAATTTGGTGAATTCTGGACTATTATTTACAATGAATACCTAGAAACCAAACGTTTGTTACTAAAAGTAACTGGATATAAAGAGTTAATGGAACATGAACCTGCAAGTAAAGCATCTATTCAAGTTAGAGAATCTATTGTATTACCACTATTAACTATTCAGCAATATGCGCTTAAAAAAATACAAGAATTAAAGAAAGCTGAAGTTAAAGACGAAGAAGAAATTAAAATCTTTGAGAAGATTGTAACTCGATCTTTATTTGGTAATATTAATGCTAGTAGAAATTCGGCATAAAAATATGCCTCTATAATATTAAAAACCCCTAAGTTAAGTTTATACTTAGGGGTTTTTTAATACCTAGATTTTATTGATATAATACACACACAAAATAGAGGCATCTATAATTATAGACACCTCTATTTTAGTTGTTAAATTAATAGTACTTATTATAAACTAGTGTTCATTCATTCGGAAATCTGAATAAGCATCCATACCATGTTCATAACCATCAAGTCCTTCTAACTCTTCTTTTTCAGATACTCTAATACCAACTGTTTTCTTCATTATAAAGAATATGATAAATGCAGATGGAATACAAATAGCAGCATACGATAACACACCTACTAATTGGCTAATAAACTGATCTACACCAGCTAAAGCTCCAAAAACCCCAACAGCTAAAGTACCCCAAATACCACATACTAAATGTACAGCAATAGCACCAACTGGGTCATCTAATCTTAATCTATCTATAAAACTAACAGCAAATACAATTAATACGCCAGCAATGGCACCAATTAATATGGCGTCTGTAGGCCCCATTTGGTCTGCTCCTGCGGTTATACCGACAAGTCCTCCTAAAATTCCGTTTAAAAACATAGTTAAATCTAAGTTTTTAAATTTTAAGAATGAAACTAAAGCAGCAACAACACCACCTGCCGCAGCAGCTAAACAAGTAGTAACTAAAGTTAAAGAAGTTAAAGCAGGGTCTGCAGAAAGTACAGAACCTCCATTAAAACCAAACCAACCTAACCAAAGAATTAAAACTCCAGCAGTTGCCATTGGAATATTATGACCTGGAATTGCTTGTGGTTTACCATTCTTAAATTTACCAATTCTAGCACCTAATAACCAAACAGCCACTAAAGCTGCCCAACCACCAACAGAATGCACTAATGTAGAACCTGCAAAATCATAAAAAGGGGTTTCTCTCATATCTAAGAAACCTCCACCCCATTTCCATGAACCCGCAAGTGGGTATATAATACCAACGTATATTATGGTAAACATCATAAAAGGCCCTATTTTAATACGTTCAGCAACAGCTCCAGAAACAATAGTGGCAGCGGTAGCAGCAAACATACCTTGAAATAAGAAATCTGTCCAGTAAGTATACCCTTCGTTATATGTTAAATCTGCAGCAGCTGTAGCATCTAACCCCCATCCAGCAAAACCGAAGATTCCTAAAGAGCCTTCTTCAAAACCTGGATACATTAAATTAAAGCCTACTAAACAGTATAGCAAAAGCCCTATAGTAATGATAAAAATATTTTTAAATAATATGTTAATGGTGTTTTTTTGTCTAGTTAGTCCTATTTCTAAAAATGCAAAACCTGTATGCATAAAGAAAACTAGAGCCGTACAGATCATCATCCATACGTTATTTGTGGTGAGTAATTCCATAATGTTTTTAAGTAATTTTTAATGATTTATTTTAAAGTGTCTCCACCCTTTTCTCCTGTTCTTATTCTGTAACATTCTGTAACATCTGATACAAATATTTTTCCATCTCCTACTTCGCCAGTAGCGGCAGAATCGAGAATTGCTTTTATTGTTGCTTCTTCAAAATCATCATTAACAACAATTGATAAATACCTACGTTGAATGTCACTTGTACTATAAGACACTCCTCTATAAACATGTCCTTCCTTTTCATTTCCCAAACCAGTTACATCCCAGTAAGAGAAAAAGTTTACTCCAACTTCGTGTAAAGCTTCTTTTACTACTCTGTATTTGGATTTCCTAATAATAGCTTCAATTTTCTTCATAATATTTTAATTTTAATAATTAGTTCCCTAAAAATAATGAGTTTAGGATTGGTCTTTTTTAATATAATTTAGTGTGATATCATAAAATAGATGCCAAAAGAAAATTTCTTAAGGCATCTGTTTTTAATCAGCTAGTTAGCTTAAATTTTATTCTAAATATTTATAAGATTTAAAATTATATTATTCAATTTCTCTTTGTCTTTTACCAGGATATGCTAATGCACCATGCTCTGATAAATCAAGACCTTCAATTTCTACTTTTTCAGAAACTCTAAGTCCTATAGTTTTCTTAAGTATAGTCAAGAAGATTAAAGAGGTAACAACCGCCCAAATAGCATAAGCTAAAGTACCAATTAATTGAGCTAAAAATTGATTAGCACCACCGCCATTGAATAAACCAATACCAGTATCGCCATCAATTCCCCAAAGACCAATTACTAGAGTACCCCATGCACCAACAACACCATGTACTGAAAACGCACCTACAGCATCATCAATTTTAAGTTTTTGTTCTACAAACTCCATAGAGAATACTACAATAATACCACCAACAAAACCAGCAGCAATTGCGCCAAATTCACCCATATTACCACAACCAGCAGTAATACTTACTAAACCAGCTAAGGCACCATTAAGAGTCATATCAATATTTGGTTTTTTGTATTTAACCCATGATAAGAACAACGCACCTAAAGCACCCGCAGAAGCAGCAAGGTTTGTAACCAATACTACCATAGAAGCACCTGTTGCATCATCACCACCCCAAGCTAGTTGAGAACCTCCGTTAAAACCAAACCATCCGAACCAAAGGATAAATACACCTAAAGCGGCTAACAATTTGTTATGACCTGGAATACTAACAGCTTTTCCATCTATGTACTTACCAATTCTTGGTCCTACTAAGGCAGCAGCTATTAAAGCAGCCCAACCTCCTACAGCATGTACAACAGATGATCCTGCAAAATCTATAAATTCAGCTGGCATAATACCATCGGTATCATTTAACCATCCGCCGTTCCATTCCCATCCACCTGCTATAGGGTATATAAAGGCAGTCATTATTATTGAGAAAATGATATAAGTTGTATATTTTGTTCTACCAGCAATAGCACCTGATACAATTGTTGCTGCGGTAGCACAAAATACTGTTTGGAAAAATAAATCTGCTGGACCTTGATTAAAAGCGAAACCACCCCATCCTATCCATCCACTAGGAGAATCTCCATACATTAAAGAATAACCAATGAACCAATATACTAAAGACCCAACGGCAATATCTAGTACATTTTTCATAGCTATGTTAACCACGTTCTTAGAACGTGTCATTCCAGACTCAACTAATGTGAATCCTGCTTGCATTAGGAAAACTAAAATACCTGAAATAAGCATCCAAAGCATTCCCATATCGCCTTCTATTGCGGCGGTATCTTGAATAAAAAGTGGTATATTATACAAAGACATAATAAATTGTTTTTAATGGTTAGTGAATTATTTAAACATTTACGCATCCATTAAGGATGCGTAAATAAATTTTTATATACTAGAATGAGTAGATTGCGGCCAAAGTAAATGCTGCTAAGTTATCTGCAGCTGCACCATCACTATCAAAGTAAGGAGTATCATTACTCCAAGAATCTAATCTAATTTCTGGCTTAATGATTAAGTTATCTACAGTATAGCTACCTGTTAAAGTTGTTGCAAAAACACTTGGGTAATCATCACCATCTCCATGTAAACCATAATATTCACCTCTTAAACCAATTGAGAAACTATCAGAAGTTGCTACTTGTGGGTACAATGCAGCTCCGTAGAATCCTTCACCATCATTATCATTGTATGCAGCGTTAATTCCTAAGAAGAAAGTATCAGATAAATCAAATCCACCTGTATAGTCTACTTCAAATCCTAAACCATCATTATTTCCACTATCATAGTATAAGTTTAAGTATTGACCAAAGAAACCTAATTGAGCTCCTAAAGCATACTCACCTGAAAGAGAAGTATCATTAGTATCCCAAGGATTAGTTACAGCTAACATTAAACTCCAATCATCAGATAAAGTAAAATCTGCTTTTAAACCCATGTGAGAAAATGGGCCACTTGAAAATAAATAAGACGTACTATAGTTAAAGTTTGCTGCTGGCGCAATAACTTCATAACCTAAAAAAGTATTCCATCTACCAAATGTTAATGTAGTACCTTCAGATACATTCCAGTAAACATAAGCTTGATTTACAATACCGTCAACAATATCAAAATTAAAAGTTGCTCCTGCACCTCTTGGTCCAGTTCCTAAATCTAAAACCGCACCGGCTTTTTCACCTTCGTAGCTTACAACTAGGTTTGCCATACCTAAAGCAAAACCAGATTTATCTGCAAAAGCAGTTCCAAAACTTGGCGCATCATTATCTGAAGCTGTTAAATAAGTTTGGTAATAAGCATCTACACTACCACTAATACTTAGTTTGCTTGTTTCTTCGTCTTGAGCAAATACAACAGATGCTACAAAAAGGAATGTTAGAGTAAATAGTTTTCTCATAATTGTTTTCATTTTTTAGTTATTAATTATGTTTAATTTTCTTTAAGAATGTGATAAAACTATGTTAAAAAGTTTTAACCCCCATAAAAAAAGGGGGTGTTTAATTAATTTTTATAGATATTTTAATTTTTACCCTATTTTTTTAGGGGTATTCTGTTTATTTTTTTGATTTTTTGGTTTTTCAATAACAGCAATATTTGAATTATTATCATTATTTTTTGTTTTTTTATGCTGTTATTTTTAATAATTCCATGTTTTATTAACATAAATTCAGATATCCGCATTTATCGTTAAATTTTAGCAATTGAATATTTATTAAAAAACTAGAGGAATATTGATATATAATTATTTTTATCTGCTCTTCGCTTCTAAAATCGAAATAATGTTTTGCCTATTATTATTAATTTAAAATGTATAATTATCTTCGCTTACTTAGTCACGTTTTAAACCAATATAATTTAGTTGATTATGCTGCAGAAACAAGGAATGTATTCCCCAGATTATGAACACGCAAATTGTGGTGCTGGTTTTATTTGTAACCTCAAAGGAGAAAAAACAAATCAAATCATACATGATGCGTTAGAAATTTTGGTAAAATTAGAGCACCGCGGAGGGGTTAGTGCCGACGGAAAAACAGGTGATGGTGCTGGTTTATTAATTGATATCCCTCATGATTATTTTAAACGTGTTTGTGAATTTGAAATTCCTGCCCCTAGAGAGTATGCTGTGGGTATGGTTTTTTTACCTAAAGTTGCCAACCAATATCAATACTGTAAAGATGTATTTGAACGCGAAGTAAAAGCTCAAGGACTTACCATTTTAGGATGGAGAAAAGTACCGGTAGATTCTTCGCAATTGGGTGAAATTGCAAAAGCTTCAGAACCTAATATTGAGCAACTTTTTATTAGCAAACCTGAAGGCGCAACAGAAGCCAATTTTAAAGCTAAACTATACGCTGCTAGAAAAATAACCGAACATGATATTAGACTATCAAAAATATCACAATCAGATTATTTTTATGTTCCAAGTTTATCTACAACAACGTTGATTTATAAAGGTATCATTATGCCTGAAGATATAGGGCCTTATTATACCGATTTACAACAAAAAGATTTAGTTACCAGATTAGCTTTAGTACATCAACGTTTTTCTACCAACACCATGCCTACATGGGAGTTAGCACAACCATTCCGTTTTATGTGTCAGAATGGTGAAATAAACACATTGCGCGGTAATGTTAGTAGAATGAGAATTAGAGAGGAAATCATGAAAAGCGATGTATTTGGACCTCAAATAGACAAACTTTTCCCAATTGTACTTCCTGGAAAATCAGATTCTGCTTCTATGGATATGGTAGTAGAATTACTAACTCACACAGACCGTTCTTTACCAGAAATCATGATGATGATGATTCCTGAAGCTTGGGAAAAACACAAAACCATGAGTGAAGACAAAAAGGCTTTCTATGAATACAACTGCTGTATTATGGAACCTTGGGATGGTCCTGCTTCAATTCCGTTTACAGATGGCGATTATATTGGTGCTTTATTAGACAGAAATGGCTTAAGACCATCACGTTACACCCTTACAAAAAGTGGTAAATTAATCATGTCTTCTGAAGTTGGAGTTGTTGATGTAGACCCTGCCGATGTTGAATTACATGGTAGATTAGAACCAGGAAAAATGTTCTTGGTTGATATGAATGAAGGACGTATTATTGATGACGAAGAAATAAAAAACAAAATTGTTTCAGAAAGGCCATACAAAGAATGGTTAGACAAAACAAGACTGCATTTAAGAGATGTACCTTATACTAATGAAACGTGCCCAATAGAAACCATTGATATTAAAACGCGCCAACGTTTATTCAATTATACTATTGAAGATATCCAAGAGGTTATTACACCAATGGCACAAAAAGGTAAAGAGGCTTTAGGCTCTATGGGTACTGATACACCTTTAGCGGTATTATCAGACAGACCTCAACTAATTTCAAACTACTTTAAACAATTATTTGCACAGGTAACAAACCCGCCTTTAGATGGTATTCGTGAAGAAATTGTAACAGATATTAGTTTAAATCTAGGTAAAGACCGCAACATATTTAGCATTACAGAAAGACAGTGCCGAAAATTACGCATTCAAAACCCTGTAATTTCAAATGCTGATTTAGAAAAAATAAGAACCATTAAAATAGAAGGCTTTAAAGCTGAAACCATTCATATGCTATACCCAAAAGCACAAGGAATGAATGGACTTGAAGATGCTTTAGAAGACATCATAAAACAAGTAGAAAAAGCATTAGAAAGAAAAACAAACATCATTATTCTATCAGATAGAGGTGTAAACAAAGACTTTGCTCCTATCCCTGCTCTTTTAGCTTGTTCTTATGTAAACCACCAATTAAACCGCTTACGCAAGCGTTCTTATTTTGATATTATTATAGAATCTGCAGAACCGCGTGAGCCACATCATTTTGCTACCTTATTTGGTTATGGCGCTAGTGCTATTAACCCTTATATGGTAAATGAAATTATTAGAGACCAAGTAAAAGAAGGCTTTATTAAAGGAATAGATGAACAAAAAGCTGTAGATAACTTTAACAAAGCCATAGGAAAAGGTATCTTAAAAATAATGAACAAAATAGGAATCTCTACCTTACATTCTTACAGAGGTTCTCAAATTTTTGAAATTGTTGGTTTTAACTCATCGTTTGTTGAAAAATATTTCCCATACACAACCTCTAGAATTGAAGGTATTGGTCTATACGAAATAGAAAAAGAAATCAATGAGCGCTATAAATACGCCTACCCAGATAAAGAAATTAAAAACCGTTTAGGTTTAAATATTGGTGGAGATTACCGCTGGAGACGTAATGGCGAACGCCATATGTTTAATCCAACAACTGTTGCTAAATTACAACAAGCTGTTAGGTTAAGTGACCAAAAAAGTTACGATATATACGCAAAAGCAATTAACGAACAGTCTGAAAACCTAATGACCATTCGTGGCTTGTTTGAGTTTGATAATTTAGACCCAATTCCTATTGAAGAAGTAGAACCTTGGACCGAAATTGTGAAACGCTTTAAAACAGGAGCTATGTCTTATGGCTCTATTTCGCGTGAAGCGCACGAAAATTTAGCCATTGCCATGAACCGAATTGGAGGAAAATCTAATTCTGGTGAAGGTGGAGAAGATAGACGTCGTTTCCAAAAAGATATAAATGGAGACAGTAGAAACTCTGCTATAAAACAAGTAGCTTCTGGTCGTTTTGGTGTAACATCACACTACTTAACAAACGCCAAAGAAATTCAAATAAAAATGGCTCAAGGAGCTAAACCTGGAGAAGGTGGCCAGCTTCCTGGTGAAAAAGTATTACCATGGATTGCAGATGCAAGAAACTCTACACCTTTTGTTGGTTTAATTTCACCACCACCACATCATGACATATATTCTATTGAAGATTTAGCTCAATTAATATTCGATCTTAAAAATGCTAACCGCGATGCTAGAATTAATGTTAAACTAGTATCAGAAGTTGGTGTTGGTACTATAGCAGCAGGTGTGTCTAAAGCCAAAGCCGATGTTGTTTTAATCTCTGGTTATGATGGAGGTACTGGTGCATCTCCTTTAACATCTCTTAAACACGCTGGTTTACCTTGGGAACTTGGTTTAGCAGAAGCGCAACAAACTTTAGTTCTTAACAATTTAAGAAGTAGAATTGTTGTTGAGTGTGACGGACAGTTAAAAACAGGTCGTGATGTTGCTATAGCAGCCTTACTTGGAGCCGAAGAATTTGGTTTTGCAACAGCGCCTTTAGTAGCCTCTGGTTGTATTATGATGCGTAAATGTCATTTAAATACCTGTCCTGTAGGAATTGCTACTCAAGACAAAGAACTACGTAAAAATTTTAAGGGTACACCAGAACACGTTATCAACTTCTTTTACTATGTAGCAGAAGAATTAAGAGGTATTATGGCACAATTAGGGTTTAGAACCTTAGCAGAAATGGTAGGGCAAA contains:
- the gltB gene encoding glutamate synthase large subunit — protein: MLQKQGMYSPDYEHANCGAGFICNLKGEKTNQIIHDALEILVKLEHRGGVSADGKTGDGAGLLIDIPHDYFKRVCEFEIPAPREYAVGMVFLPKVANQYQYCKDVFEREVKAQGLTILGWRKVPVDSSQLGEIAKASEPNIEQLFISKPEGATEANFKAKLYAARKITEHDIRLSKISQSDYFYVPSLSTTTLIYKGIIMPEDIGPYYTDLQQKDLVTRLALVHQRFSTNTMPTWELAQPFRFMCQNGEINTLRGNVSRMRIREEIMKSDVFGPQIDKLFPIVLPGKSDSASMDMVVELLTHTDRSLPEIMMMMIPEAWEKHKTMSEDKKAFYEYNCCIMEPWDGPASIPFTDGDYIGALLDRNGLRPSRYTLTKSGKLIMSSEVGVVDVDPADVELHGRLEPGKMFLVDMNEGRIIDDEEIKNKIVSERPYKEWLDKTRLHLRDVPYTNETCPIETIDIKTRQRLFNYTIEDIQEVITPMAQKGKEALGSMGTDTPLAVLSDRPQLISNYFKQLFAQVTNPPLDGIREEIVTDISLNLGKDRNIFSITERQCRKLRIQNPVISNADLEKIRTIKIEGFKAETIHMLYPKAQGMNGLEDALEDIIKQVEKALERKTNIIILSDRGVNKDFAPIPALLACSYVNHQLNRLRKRSYFDIIIESAEPREPHHFATLFGYGASAINPYMVNEIIRDQVKEGFIKGIDEQKAVDNFNKAIGKGILKIMNKIGISTLHSYRGSQIFEIVGFNSSFVEKYFPYTTSRIEGIGLYEIEKEINERYKYAYPDKEIKNRLGLNIGGDYRWRRNGERHMFNPTTVAKLQQAVRLSDQKSYDIYAKAINEQSENLMTIRGLFEFDNLDPIPIEEVEPWTEIVKRFKTGAMSYGSISREAHENLAIAMNRIGGKSNSGEGGEDRRRFQKDINGDSRNSAIKQVASGRFGVTSHYLTNAKEIQIKMAQGAKPGEGGQLPGEKVLPWIADARNSTPFVGLISPPPHHDIYSIEDLAQLIFDLKNANRDARINVKLVSEVGVGTIAAGVSKAKADVVLISGYDGGTGASPLTSLKHAGLPWELGLAEAQQTLVLNNLRSRIVVECDGQLKTGRDVAIAALLGAEEFGFATAPLVASGCIMMRKCHLNTCPVGIATQDKELRKNFKGTPEHVINFFYYVAEELRGIMAQLGFRTLAEMVGQTHKINATKAIKHYKAKGLDLSNILHRPAEYNKLTIRNTEKQDHDLDNVLDFTILQDSHRALYRKEKTNLAYPIKNINRTVGAIVSNEISKIYGHLGLPEDTLNIKFTGSAGQSFGAFGAHGLTFTLEGNANDYLGKGLSGAKLIVKKPAEADFVAEENIIVGNVCLFGAVQGEAYINGIAGERFAVRNSGATAVVEGVGDHCCEYMTGGKIVVLGKTGRNFAAGMSGGYAFVLNESGQFTNGLCNEETIDFDPITEADEAELKQLITNHVAYTNSDKGKEILAHWNNYLPKFVKVMPKEYKVALERIANEEPMVEELTIA